In one Brienomyrus brachyistius isolate T26 chromosome 7, BBRACH_0.4, whole genome shotgun sequence genomic region, the following are encoded:
- the gdnfa gene encoding glial cell line-derived neurotrophic factor isoform X1: MTVKMLGRNVNGTVTGTASKMKLWDILALCVSLGAVSARPARHRLPAENHLQVLELKPERGHLAMEGTWSEYQQRGQENQQEPASSKLISTSPLYPGQLEDVVDFIQTTLSRLPRSSEWDERTWAIGQRGRRRGGANRDGKGRIREEKKKGRGHGRNRRRGQGQMGGGGSGCVLKQVHLNVTDLGLGYRTKEELLFRYCSGPCADSETNYDKILSNLSHNKKLTPDSPARTCCRPIAFDDDLSFLDDELVYHTLKKHSARKCACI; the protein is encoded by the exons ATGACCGTCAAAATGCTGGGCAGAAATGTAAACG GAACCGTTACTGGAACGGCATCTAAAATGAAGTTATGGGACATTCTGGCCCTGTGTGTGTCGCTGGGCGCAGTGTCCGCCAGACCTGCCAGGCATCGCCTGCCAGCAGAAAATCACCTTCAGGTCCTGGAGCTGAAACCTGAGAGAGGACATCTGGCGATGGAGGGTACCTGGTCCGAGTACCAGCAGCGAggtcaggagaaccagcaagaACCGGCCTCCTCCAAACTGA TCTCAACCAGTCCGCTGTACCCGGGGCAGCTGGAGGACGTGGTGGATTTCATTCAAACCACCCTCAGCAGACTGCCCCGCTCCTCTGAGTGGGATGAGCGCACCTGGGCCATTGGGCAGCGTGGCCGGCGGAGGGGTGGAGCCAACCGAGATGGAAAGGGACGAATCAGAGAGGAGAAAAAGAAAGGGCGGGGCCATGGAAGGAACAGGAGGCGGGGTCAGGGGCAAATGGGGGGTGGTGGCAGTGGCTGCGTGCTGAAGCAGGTTCACCTGAACGTGACGGACCTGGGGCTGGGCTATCGGACTAAAGAGGAGCTGTTGTTCAGATACTGCAGTGGGCCCTGTGCGGATTCAGAGACCAACTACGACAAGATCCTGAGCAACCTGAGCCACAACAAGAAGCTGACCCCGGACAGCCCGGCTCGTACCTGCTGCCGGCCCATCGCCTTTGACGACGACCTCTCCTTCCTGGACGACGAGCTGGTCTACCACACGCTGAAGAAGCATTCCGCCAGGAAGTGTGCCTGCATCTGA
- the gdnfa gene encoding glial cell line-derived neurotrophic factor isoform X2: protein MKLWDILALCVSLGAVSARPARHRLPAENHLQVLELKPERGHLAMEGTWSEYQQRGQENQQEPASSKLISTSPLYPGQLEDVVDFIQTTLSRLPRSSEWDERTWAIGQRGRRRGGANRDGKGRIREEKKKGRGHGRNRRRGQGQMGGGGSGCVLKQVHLNVTDLGLGYRTKEELLFRYCSGPCADSETNYDKILSNLSHNKKLTPDSPARTCCRPIAFDDDLSFLDDELVYHTLKKHSARKCACI from the exons ATGAAGTTATGGGACATTCTGGCCCTGTGTGTGTCGCTGGGCGCAGTGTCCGCCAGACCTGCCAGGCATCGCCTGCCAGCAGAAAATCACCTTCAGGTCCTGGAGCTGAAACCTGAGAGAGGACATCTGGCGATGGAGGGTACCTGGTCCGAGTACCAGCAGCGAggtcaggagaaccagcaagaACCGGCCTCCTCCAAACTGA TCTCAACCAGTCCGCTGTACCCGGGGCAGCTGGAGGACGTGGTGGATTTCATTCAAACCACCCTCAGCAGACTGCCCCGCTCCTCTGAGTGGGATGAGCGCACCTGGGCCATTGGGCAGCGTGGCCGGCGGAGGGGTGGAGCCAACCGAGATGGAAAGGGACGAATCAGAGAGGAGAAAAAGAAAGGGCGGGGCCATGGAAGGAACAGGAGGCGGGGTCAGGGGCAAATGGGGGGTGGTGGCAGTGGCTGCGTGCTGAAGCAGGTTCACCTGAACGTGACGGACCTGGGGCTGGGCTATCGGACTAAAGAGGAGCTGTTGTTCAGATACTGCAGTGGGCCCTGTGCGGATTCAGAGACCAACTACGACAAGATCCTGAGCAACCTGAGCCACAACAAGAAGCTGACCCCGGACAGCCCGGCTCGTACCTGCTGCCGGCCCATCGCCTTTGACGACGACCTCTCCTTCCTGGACGACGAGCTGGTCTACCACACGCTGAAGAAGCATTCCGCCAGGAAGTGTGCCTGCATCTGA